One Paenibacillus riograndensis SBR5 DNA segment encodes these proteins:
- the purR gene encoding pur operon repressor, with protein sequence MKKLKRSQRLVDMTQFLLEKPHDLLPLSTFADRYGAAKSSISEDLAIIKEVFEGEGMGELQTLAGAAGGVRYIPRMPTDMALAFVDGLCGQLEQSDRILPGGYLYMSDLLGLPSLMEQAGKIIATAFYGVEIDVVMTVETKGIPLAYATAAQLGLPVVLVRRDHQVTEGSAVSINYVSGSHKSIHTMSLSRRALREKSRVLIVDDFMKAGGTVRGMVDLLGEFNAEVAGVGVLVESGAVENEERLLHDYVSLVKLSEVDSKGRRISAHPGNYFVF encoded by the coding sequence GTGAAAAAACTTAAAAGAAGCCAACGTTTGGTAGATATGACCCAATTTTTGCTTGAGAAACCGCATGATCTTTTGCCGCTGTCTACATTTGCAGACCGATATGGAGCAGCAAAGTCATCCATCAGTGAAGATTTGGCTATTATAAAAGAGGTATTTGAAGGCGAAGGCATGGGAGAACTGCAGACACTGGCCGGTGCGGCCGGGGGAGTGCGCTATATTCCGCGGATGCCTACTGACATGGCGCTTGCCTTCGTGGACGGCCTGTGCGGGCAGCTTGAACAAAGCGACCGGATCCTGCCTGGCGGTTATTTGTATATGTCAGATTTGCTTGGTCTTCCATCCTTAATGGAGCAAGCCGGCAAGATTATTGCAACAGCCTTCTATGGAGTAGAGATTGATGTGGTAATGACAGTAGAGACCAAGGGGATTCCTCTGGCCTATGCCACGGCTGCGCAGCTGGGGCTGCCGGTAGTGCTGGTGCGCCGCGACCACCAGGTTACGGAAGGCTCGGCGGTGAGCATCAACTATGTCTCGGGATCACATAAGAGCATTCACACCATGTCATTGTCCAGACGGGCGCTCCGGGAGAAGTCCAGAGTGCTGATTGTGGATGACTTCATGAAGGCTGGCGGCACTGTACGCGGCATGGTTGATCTGCTGGGTGAATTCAATGCCGAGGTTGCCGGTGTCGGGGTACTGGTAGAATCCGGTGCAGTGGAAAATGAGGAACGTCTGCTGCATGACTATGTCTCCCTCGTAAAGCTGAGCGAGGTCGATTCCAAAGGACGGCGGATATCTGCACATCCGGGGAATTATTTCGTTTTCTAA
- the yabG gene encoding sporulation peptidase YabG, with protein sequence MNLGDLVVRKSYGGDVTFRVENIVQNGAVIKGTEFRLLADAPLDDLVQVPPTRITERGQQAQIKATESLTKLRKDRQEQSQRSGESLTGVWPQSPKEAAYFEVPGKVLHLDGDALYLKKSLSLYEQLRIPAEGHHVHESKMAETLYRLLPHVRPDIVVITGHDGVLKQQHTYDLYSLNSYKNSQNFVTAVKVAREYERNFDTLTIVAGACQSHFEALLGAGANFASSPGRILIHALDPVYIAAKASFTSIRDSVSLGDVLNNTISGSQGMGGIETRGSFRIGMPRLQNLSTLKVAPSVMM encoded by the coding sequence ATGAATTTAGGAGACTTGGTCGTTCGCAAATCTTACGGTGGCGATGTAACGTTCCGGGTGGAGAATATTGTGCAGAACGGGGCCGTAATCAAAGGCACTGAATTCCGCCTGTTGGCGGATGCCCCCCTGGACGACTTGGTTCAGGTGCCTCCCACCCGTATTACGGAGCGGGGGCAGCAGGCGCAGATTAAAGCAACAGAATCGCTGACCAAACTGCGTAAAGACCGGCAGGAGCAGAGCCAGCGCAGCGGAGAGAGCCTCACCGGGGTATGGCCCCAGTCCCCCAAGGAAGCAGCATACTTTGAGGTACCGGGAAAAGTGCTTCACCTCGACGGGGATGCCCTTTACTTGAAGAAGAGCCTTAGTCTATACGAGCAGCTGCGGATTCCCGCAGAGGGCCATCATGTCCACGAATCGAAGATGGCCGAAACGTTATACCGGCTGCTGCCGCATGTGCGTCCGGATATCGTGGTGATTACCGGACATGACGGAGTGCTTAAGCAGCAGCATACTTACGATCTTTACAGCCTGAACAGCTATAAAAATTCGCAGAACTTTGTCACCGCGGTTAAGGTTGCGAGGGAATATGAGCGCAATTTTGACACGCTGACGATTGTGGCGGGAGCCTGCCAGTCGCATTTCGAAGCCCTGCTGGGTGCAGGGGCTAACTTTGCCAGCTCCCCCGGGAGAATATTAATCCACGCCCTGGACCCGGTATATATAGCGGCAAAAGCATCTTTCACCTCTATACGCGACTCTGTCAGCCTGGGAGATGTATTGAACAATACCATCAGCGGCAGCCAGGGCATGGGGGGAATCGAGACCCGTGGCAGTTTCCGCATCGGTATGCCCCGCCTGCAGAACCTGTCTACCCTGAAGGTAGCACCTTCGGTAATGATGTAG
- the ispE gene encoding 4-(cytidine 5'-diphospho)-2-C-methyl-D-erythritol kinase, translating into MKMYEKAPAKINLMLDVLSKRADGFHEVEMIMTMVDLADRLELSELKRDSIIISSQAGYIPLDEKNLAFQAARLIKDRYNVKSGVHIHLDKRIPVAAGLAGGSSDAAATLRGLNRLWRLGIPAQELQELGAELGSDVPFCVTGGTALATGRGERLTPIQSPPQCWVVLAKPPINVSTAEVYGRVRANSIAVHPSASRMQAAIEAGDFAAVCAGLGNVLEDVTLKLHPEVQQLKEAMVKLGADGVLMSGSGPTVFGLVSKQSKVARIYNGLRGFCKEVYAVRSLS; encoded by the coding sequence TTGAAAATGTATGAAAAAGCGCCGGCCAAAATTAATCTGATGCTGGATGTGCTTAGCAAGCGCGCGGATGGGTTCCATGAGGTGGAAATGATCATGACTATGGTCGATCTGGCGGACCGTTTGGAGCTGTCCGAGCTGAAGCGGGACTCCATTATTATCTCAAGCCAGGCCGGTTATATTCCACTGGACGAGAAGAACCTGGCATTCCAGGCGGCCAGGCTTATTAAAGACCGTTACAATGTGAAGAGCGGTGTACATATCCATCTGGACAAAAGAATCCCGGTCGCTGCCGGCCTCGCCGGCGGCAGCAGTGATGCCGCGGCTACGCTGCGCGGCCTGAACCGGCTCTGGCGCCTGGGCATCCCGGCACAGGAGCTGCAGGAACTGGGCGCCGAGCTGGGCTCGGACGTCCCGTTCTGCGTCACGGGCGGCACTGCCCTGGCCACGGGCAGAGGCGAACGGCTGACTCCGATCCAGAGTCCGCCGCAGTGCTGGGTCGTCCTGGCCAAGCCGCCGATCAATGTATCGACGGCTGAGGTGTACGGACGCGTACGCGCGAACAGCATAGCGGTGCATCCGTCTGCGTCCCGGATGCAGGCTGCCATCGAAGCAGGCGACTTCGCGGCCGTCTGCGCGGGTCTGGGCAACGTGCTGGAGGATGTGACCCTGAAGCTGCACCCGGAGGTGCAGCAGCTGAAGGAAGCCATGGTGAAGCTGGGTGCCGATGGGGTGCTCATGTCCGGCAGCGGGCCAACGGTGTTCGGCCTAGTGTCGAAGCAATCCAAGGTGGCCAGAATCTATAACGGGCTGCGCGGTTTTTGCAAAGAAGTATACGCCGTACGTTCACTGAGCTAA
- a CDS encoding small, acid-soluble spore protein, alpha/beta type: protein MSRRKRGMMSEELKTELAKELGFYETVEREGWGGIRAKDAGNMVKRAIQLAEEAARRSE, encoded by the coding sequence ATGAGCCGCAGAAAACGGGGCATGATGTCAGAAGAGCTGAAGACGGAGCTGGCCAAAGAACTGGGTTTTTATGAGACTGTTGAACGCGAAGGCTGGGGCGGAATCCGGGCGAAGGATGCTGGCAATATGGTAAAAAGGGCCATTCAGCTCGCCGAAGAGGCAGCGCGGAGGTCGGAATAG
- the spoVG gene encoding septation regulator SpoVG, with product MQITDVRLRRVNSEGRMKAIASITIDNEFVVHDIRVIDGNNGMFVAMPSKRTPDGEFRDIAHPISSGTREKIQSAVLAEYDRAATEEEEVIEEGA from the coding sequence ATGCAAATTACGGATGTCAGACTCCGCCGCGTTAACTCTGAGGGGAGAATGAAAGCAATCGCATCCATTACAATTGATAACGAGTTTGTTGTTCATGACATTCGCGTTATCGACGGTAATAACGGGATGTTCGTTGCAATGCCCAGCAAGCGTACACCGGATGGGGAATTCCGCGATATCGCACACCCGATTTCTTCGGGAACACGCGAGAAGATTCAATCTGCGGTTCTGGCCGAGTATGATCGCGCCGCTACTGAAGAAGAAGAGGTCATTGAAGAGGGAGCCTAA
- the veg gene encoding biofilm formation stimulator Veg, giving the protein MANNALLEIKRSLEAHVGHKITLRANGGRRKTVERTGVLEETYPSVFIVKLDQEQQTFKRVSYSYADILTESVEITVCEDDGQMRIMYIKA; this is encoded by the coding sequence ATGGCTAATAACGCGCTGTTGGAAATTAAACGCAGTCTCGAAGCTCACGTCGGTCATAAGATCACGTTGCGTGCAAACGGTGGCCGTCGGAAGACCGTTGAACGCACCGGTGTCCTGGAAGAAACGTACCCTTCTGTATTTATTGTCAAACTGGATCAGGAGCAGCAAACCTTCAAGCGAGTCTCCTACAGCTACGCTGACATCCTTACGGAATCTGTGGAAATCACAGTGTGTGAAGATGACGGGCAGATGCGGATTATGTATATTAAAGCTTAA
- a CDS encoding AbrB/MazE/SpoVT family DNA-binding domain-containing protein: MMKSTGIVRKVDELGRVVIPIELRRTLGIGEKDALEIYVDGERIMLKKYEPACIFCGNAENVTYFKGKIVCHDCISAIPTPVTN, translated from the coding sequence ATGATGAAATCAACAGGAATTGTAAGAAAAGTCGACGAGCTAGGACGGGTTGTTATTCCAATCGAATTGCGCCGCACACTGGGCATTGGAGAAAAAGATGCGCTCGAAATTTACGTGGACGGTGAGCGGATCATGCTTAAAAAATACGAGCCTGCTTGCATCTTCTGCGGCAATGCTGAGAATGTAACCTACTTCAAAGGAAAAATTGTTTGTCACGATTGTATTTCTGCCATCCCTACCCCTGTGACAAATTAA
- a CDS encoding TatD family hydrolase, whose product MRLFDTHTHLDAPQFDEDRAGVIARALEAGVSKMINIGFNRETIPTTMKLAETYDYIYAAVGWHPVDAIDMKEGDMDWIASLCSHKKVVAIGEIGLDYYWDTSPKEVQHEVFRKQIGLARELKMPICIHNRDAHEDVVRILREEKANEIGGVMHSFSGSWETAKMCLDLGFHLSFGGPVTFKNARVPKEVLAQTPMDRLLIETDSPYLTPHPFRGKRNESAYVKLVAEAAAEIKGIDLQELAEITYANALERFGIV is encoded by the coding sequence ATGCGTTTGTTCGACACACATACTCATCTGGATGCCCCACAATTCGACGAGGATCGTGCCGGGGTCATTGCCCGCGCGTTAGAGGCTGGGGTCAGCAAGATGATTAACATTGGATTTAACCGGGAAACGATCCCAACGACAATGAAATTGGCGGAGACGTATGATTATATTTATGCAGCTGTCGGCTGGCATCCCGTAGACGCTATTGACATGAAAGAGGGGGATATGGACTGGATCGCTTCCCTGTGCAGCCATAAAAAGGTGGTGGCCATCGGAGAAATCGGACTGGATTATTATTGGGATACCTCCCCAAAAGAGGTGCAGCACGAGGTATTCCGCAAACAGATCGGTTTGGCCCGTGAACTAAAAATGCCTATCTGTATTCATAACCGGGATGCCCACGAGGATGTAGTGCGGATCTTGCGTGAAGAGAAGGCGAATGAAATCGGCGGGGTTATGCATTCCTTCTCCGGGAGCTGGGAAACGGCCAAAATGTGCCTTGATTTGGGCTTTCATTTGTCCTTTGGGGGACCTGTAACTTTTAAGAATGCAAGGGTGCCAAAAGAGGTGCTGGCCCAGACTCCAATGGACCGGCTTTTGATCGAAACGGACTCTCCATATCTGACGCCGCACCCCTTCCGGGGGAAGCGAAATGAGAGTGCCTATGTGAAGCTTGTGGCTGAGGCTGCTGCGGAAATAAAAGGGATTGATTTACAGGAATTAGCTGAAATCACGTATGCGAACGCCCTGGAACGATTTGGGATTGTCTGA
- a CDS encoding HD domain-containing protein yields the protein MKQLLTEEKVFKDPVHNYIHVQDTMIWRLINTREFQRLRRIRQLGTSYLTFHGAEHSRFSHSLGVYEITRRIISQFERSGYKDWMPEESLLTLCAALLHDLGHGPFSHSIEEAFEMNHEDWTCRIIQENTEITAILREAGEDFPQKVASVIAKTYEHEIVVNLVSGPLDADRMDYLLRDAYYTGVNYGTIDIDRILRMLRPYNGRVVVKESGMHAIEDYLMSRYQMYWQVYFHPVTRSSEIILRQIFRRAKELFQEGYSFRFMINPLSDLFGGEINVEQYLLLDEALVQTAFMQWTLEDDEILANLCSRFIHRKLYKYVEMDHLDSETIDEIRRSFAGAGLHPDYDLEIDYPTDLPYDVFRPGEGFDSKQILLLDRHDKLREISEVSDIVRSISGIHRGRYHLYFPQDKLQKALTRLPVSIGGIFAK from the coding sequence ATGAAGCAGCTGCTGACGGAAGAAAAGGTTTTTAAAGACCCGGTTCACAATTATATTCATGTCCAGGACACGATGATCTGGCGATTAATCAATACCAGGGAATTTCAGCGTCTGCGGCGGATCCGCCAGCTCGGCACCTCCTACCTGACTTTTCATGGGGCGGAGCACAGCCGTTTTTCCCATTCATTGGGTGTTTATGAAATTACCAGAAGAATCATCTCCCAATTTGAGCGAAGCGGTTATAAGGATTGGATGCCGGAGGAAAGTCTGCTGACTTTATGTGCAGCACTTCTGCATGACTTGGGACATGGCCCTTTCTCCCATTCTATAGAAGAAGCTTTTGAAATGAATCATGAGGACTGGACCTGCAGAATTATACAGGAGAACACGGAAATTACAGCGATTTTACGTGAAGCAGGTGAGGATTTCCCGCAAAAGGTTGCATCTGTGATTGCCAAAACGTATGAACATGAGATTGTTGTCAACCTGGTGTCAGGCCCTCTGGATGCGGATCGTATGGATTATTTGCTGCGGGATGCGTATTATACCGGTGTGAATTATGGGACCATCGATATTGACCGTATTCTGCGAATGCTGCGGCCCTATAATGGCCGTGTTGTCGTAAAAGAATCGGGTATGCATGCCATTGAGGATTACTTGATGTCACGTTACCAGATGTATTGGCAGGTTTACTTCCATCCGGTTACACGCAGTTCGGAAATAATTTTAAGGCAGATTTTCCGGAGGGCGAAAGAGCTTTTCCAGGAAGGCTACTCTTTCCGTTTTATGATCAATCCGCTCAGCGATTTGTTCGGCGGCGAGATCAATGTAGAGCAATATTTACTCCTGGACGAGGCCCTGGTCCAAACAGCCTTTATGCAGTGGACGCTGGAAGACGATGAAATACTGGCTAACTTGTGCAGCCGTTTTATTCATCGTAAACTGTATAAATATGTGGAGATGGATCATCTCGATTCAGAGACTATTGACGAAATTCGCCGCAGTTTTGCCGGTGCCGGACTGCATCCGGATTACGACCTGGAAATCGATTATCCGACAGATCTGCCCTACGATGTGTTCCGTCCGGGAGAGGGTTTTGACAGCAAGCAGATTTTGCTGCTTGACCGCCATGATAAGCTGCGCGAAATCTCTGAGGTATCTGATATTGTACGTTCGATCAGCGGTATCCACCGCGGCAGGTATCACCTGTATTTTCCGCAGGATAAGCTGCAGAAGGCACTTACCCGGCTGCCTGTTTCCATTGGCGGGATCTTTGCAAAATAA
- the rsmI gene encoding 16S rRNA (cytidine(1402)-2'-O)-methyltransferase gives MTILWQSSFQNRNENQPEATGSLYLVATPIGNLEDMTYRAVRTLRECDIIAAEDTRQTRKLLSHFEITSSMLFSYHEHNKAASGPELIRYIIEGKNLALVSDAGLPAISDPGADLVALAVSHGIPVIPIPGANAALSALIASGLPTTSFTFIGFLPRERKDIRSVLSGLRSAQGTLLFYESPHRVSKTLAHLQEAFGNRRIVLARELTKRYEEFLRGTIEECLDWLSEHPPLGEYVIVLEGESKEEAELAESSWWRELSIEEHVTHYETSGQTRKDAMKKAASDRGLAKRDIYNALLERE, from the coding sequence ATGACAATTTTATGGCAAAGCAGCTTTCAAAACAGGAATGAAAATCAGCCAGAAGCAACAGGCTCATTATATTTGGTGGCGACGCCCATTGGTAATCTGGAGGATATGACCTATCGTGCTGTCCGTACTCTGCGGGAATGCGATATTATCGCTGCCGAGGATACGCGGCAGACCCGCAAACTGCTCAGTCATTTTGAAATTACATCGTCGATGCTGTTCAGCTATCATGAGCATAATAAGGCTGCCAGTGGACCTGAGCTGATACGCTATATAATAGAAGGTAAAAATTTGGCACTGGTCAGCGATGCCGGTCTGCCGGCCATTTCCGACCCTGGAGCGGACCTTGTGGCGCTTGCGGTCAGTCACGGCATTCCCGTGATTCCGATCCCTGGAGCCAACGCGGCGTTGTCTGCTCTGATCGCCTCCGGTTTGCCTACAACCAGCTTCACTTTCATCGGGTTTCTGCCCAGGGAGCGTAAAGATATCCGTAGTGTGCTGTCAGGTCTCCGTTCCGCGCAAGGGACCTTGTTGTTCTATGAATCACCACACCGCGTATCGAAAACATTGGCCCACTTACAGGAGGCGTTCGGCAACCGCCGGATTGTGCTGGCCCGTGAGCTGACCAAACGTTATGAGGAATTCCTTCGCGGCACTATTGAGGAGTGCCTGGACTGGCTGTCCGAGCATCCACCGCTAGGGGAATACGTGATCGTGCTGGAGGGTGAGAGCAAGGAGGAGGCTGAGCTTGCGGAATCCTCATGGTGGCGTGAGCTGAGCATTGAGGAGCATGTAACCCACTATGAAACTTCTGGACAGACACGTAAAGATGCGATGAAAAAAGCAGCGTCCGACCGCGGCTTGGCCAAACGTGATATTTACAATGCGCTGCTGGAGAGGGAATAA
- the rnmV gene encoding ribonuclease M5, which produces MIKELIVVEGKSDTVAIKRAVEADTIETGGSAVDRKVIAKIALAMERRGVIILTDPDHAGERIRKIVSSKVPGCKHAFIPEKDATRKGDIGVENASPEAIRHALEHVHTSFEGAPALIGMEDLMAAGMMVHPRAAERRMALGNLLGIGYCNGKQLYKRLAMFGITREEFSIALAQIDQGGITS; this is translated from the coding sequence ATGATCAAGGAATTAATCGTTGTAGAAGGCAAAAGCGACACCGTTGCCATAAAGCGGGCTGTAGAAGCCGATACTATCGAGACCGGCGGATCGGCAGTCGACCGCAAGGTCATCGCCAAGATTGCGCTCGCTATGGAACGCAGAGGGGTTATAATCCTTACGGATCCTGATCATGCGGGCGAACGCATCCGGAAGATTGTCTCTTCCAAGGTGCCTGGCTGCAAGCATGCGTTCATTCCCGAAAAAGATGCTACCCGGAAAGGTGACATAGGAGTGGAAAATGCCTCCCCGGAGGCAATCCGCCATGCGCTTGAGCATGTGCATACCTCCTTTGAGGGCGCTCCGGCCCTGATTGGGATGGAAGACCTGATGGCAGCGGGGATGATGGTGCATCCGCGGGCAGCAGAGCGGAGAATGGCGCTTGGCAATCTGCTCGGGATCGGCTACTGCAACGGCAAGCAATTATACAAGCGGCTGGCGATGTTCGGCATTACACGGGAGGAATTTTCGATTGCTCTCGCGCAAATTGATCAGGGAGGCATTACCTCATGA
- the rsmA gene encoding 16S rRNA (adenine(1518)-N(6)/adenine(1519)-N(6))-dimethyltransferase RsmA, with translation MSGNNNISSPARTKEIIQRYGFSFKKSLGQNFLIDQNILDKIVDAAGLDQAAGALEIGPGIGALTERLAATAGAVTAVEIDRRLIPILRDVLASYPHVTIRNDDVLKVNLQELFAEDFAAVERVSVVANLPYYVTTPILMKLLEEKLPLDNIVVMIQKEVAERMAASPGGKEYGSLSIAVQYYSEPELVCIVPRTVFIPQPNVESAVIRLKVRERPPVEVADEKHFFEVVQASFTQRRKTIANNLKARFFPEEGRERLESLLAAAGIEPSRRGETLSLEEYARLSAVLLAAGIV, from the coding sequence ATGAGCGGGAACAACAATATCTCATCCCCGGCACGCACCAAGGAAATCATTCAGCGGTACGGGTTCTCATTCAAGAAAAGCCTGGGCCAGAACTTTCTGATTGACCAGAATATTCTGGACAAAATTGTGGATGCTGCAGGCCTGGATCAAGCCGCCGGTGCATTGGAGATTGGACCGGGCATCGGCGCTTTGACCGAAAGGCTGGCCGCAACAGCCGGAGCTGTAACGGCAGTGGAGATCGACCGGAGGCTGATTCCGATTCTGCGGGATGTTCTGGCCTCTTATCCGCATGTTACCATCCGTAACGATGATGTGCTGAAGGTGAACTTGCAGGAGCTGTTTGCCGAGGATTTTGCCGCAGTCGAGCGAGTTAGTGTAGTGGCCAATTTGCCTTATTATGTGACCACACCTATACTCATGAAGCTGCTGGAAGAGAAGCTGCCCCTGGATAACATCGTTGTAATGATCCAGAAGGAGGTTGCTGAACGCATGGCAGCTTCCCCGGGCGGCAAGGAATATGGCAGTCTCAGCATCGCCGTGCAGTACTACAGCGAACCTGAACTGGTCTGTATCGTACCGCGTACGGTATTCATTCCACAGCCTAACGTGGAGTCGGCGGTTATCCGTCTTAAGGTGAGGGAACGCCCGCCGGTAGAGGTTGCGGATGAAAAACATTTCTTTGAGGTCGTACAGGCTTCCTTCACCCAGCGGCGCAAGACGATTGCCAATAACCTCAAGGCCCGGTTCTTTCCGGAAGAGGGGCGGGAGCGGCTGGAGTCCCTGCTCGCTGCAGCCGGAATTGAGCCAAGCCGCCGCGGGGAAACACTTAGCCTTGAGGAGTATGCCCGGTTAAGCGCTGTGCTCCTTGCTGCCGGGATTGTGTAA
- a CDS encoding 3D domain-containing protein — protein MGVFQPEVSHDSQSSSRSFAFRWKQVNPRILSLAGAASIVIALVILLYVHGRSIKEITLVIDGKVQTLETRDALVSDVLAKEQISLQPHDALSIGLSDEIKDGDRVVINRAQAIKITTDGTTKTLYTTEDTIGQAIDKLGIGLESYDKIYPSLGTAVSADMEVKIVRINKQVVQRTTALPFRVIKTADPSLTKGTVRVAQAGKPGVMIQHIEKIYQDGELASMRMVGKEVQTVTKDKIIAIGTKPLPKPVVAATATSKSATTSKTSKVSAKSNNVASKAGVDFEYKRMIRNVSMTAYSSEEPGIGTRTASGTRVTEGRTIAVDPSVIPIGWWVYIEGLGFRRAEDTGGAIKGNKVDVYYESLSHARNFGRKSRTIYVIGPVKPELN, from the coding sequence GTGGGCGTATTCCAACCAGAAGTATCCCATGATTCGCAATCATCCAGCAGGTCTTTCGCATTTCGGTGGAAGCAAGTGAATCCCCGCATACTTTCGCTTGCAGGCGCGGCCTCAATTGTTATCGCGCTGGTAATTCTGCTGTACGTACACGGTCGAAGCATTAAAGAAATAACTTTAGTAATAGACGGGAAGGTACAAACGCTGGAGACGCGGGACGCGCTGGTCAGCGATGTGCTGGCAAAGGAACAAATTTCGCTGCAGCCGCATGATGCATTATCTATTGGCCTTAGTGATGAAATAAAGGACGGAGACCGTGTCGTCATCAACCGTGCGCAGGCGATTAAGATCACTACGGACGGGACCACCAAAACGTTGTACACGACCGAAGATACAATCGGTCAGGCGATTGACAAACTGGGCATTGGCCTGGAAAGCTATGACAAGATTTACCCTTCGCTAGGCACCGCAGTTTCTGCAGACATGGAAGTCAAAATTGTCCGGATCAACAAGCAAGTGGTACAGCGGACAACAGCTTTGCCTTTCCGTGTCATTAAAACCGCAGACCCCTCCCTGACCAAGGGAACCGTAAGAGTTGCACAAGCGGGCAAGCCGGGCGTAATGATCCAGCACATCGAGAAAATCTACCAAGATGGCGAGCTGGCATCCATGCGTATGGTTGGCAAGGAAGTGCAGACGGTCACCAAAGACAAGATCATTGCCATTGGTACCAAACCGCTTCCAAAACCTGTTGTAGCCGCTACTGCGACTTCTAAATCAGCAACTACTTCTAAAACATCCAAAGTGAGCGCAAAAAGCAACAATGTTGCCAGTAAAGCAGGCGTAGATTTTGAGTACAAGAGAATGATCAGAAATGTATCCATGACGGCTTATTCATCGGAAGAGCCGGGTATTGGTACCCGTACAGCTTCCGGCACACGCGTAACGGAAGGGCGGACCATTGCTGTGGATCCGAGCGTAATCCCTATCGGCTGGTGGGTGTACATTGAGGGACTTGGGTTTCGCCGTGCAGAGGATACCGGCGGCGCCATTAAAGGCAACAAGGTGGATGTGTATTATGAATCACTGAGCCATGCCCGTAACTTTGGCCGGAAATCACGCACGATTTATGTGATAGGGCCTGTGAAGCCAGAACTGAACTAA